A region from the Deltaproteobacteria bacterium genome encodes:
- a CDS encoding Rne/Rng family ribonuclease gives MSKVKNEILINHNPFETRVAILESGHLKEFYIERTKDKGIVGNVYKGRVVKVLPGMQAAFVDIGLERTAFLHVQDVYKEVDEYEEFMDAGEEEGIPGEEPSHFIQSPRRLPIQDILKEGQEILVQIAKEPMGEKGARITSHISLPGRQLVLMATDVRIGISRKIANEKERTRLRNIVMDLKPSGCGFIIRTACAGMKEQDIKSDMDYLIKLWNDIIRRQERLSAPALIYHDLDLTMRTVRDLFTSDVDRFIMDSPDEYERVIKFADDFLPDLKPYVELYESEDPLFDSRGIEIEISESLNKKVWLKSGGFIIIDQMEALTAIDVNTGKFVGKKNQEDTILKTNMEAVKEIVCQLRLRNIGGIIVIDFIDMAKQANKEKVYNTLKETLKGDRARTNILKVSELGIVEMTRKRVRESMSRVLCEPCPYCEGNGLIKSKITIIMIIYRELLKEFIKHRKRKMYLYVHPAVADLLYSEESKIIEELEKRFKKKIFLKVVNNFHQEQFEIR, from the coding sequence ATGTCAAAGGTTAAAAACGAGATACTCATAAATCACAATCCATTTGAGACAAGGGTTGCCATCCTTGAATCAGGGCATCTGAAGGAATTTTATATTGAGAGGACAAAAGACAAGGGCATAGTTGGCAATGTTTACAAAGGCAGGGTTGTGAAGGTTCTTCCTGGCATGCAGGCTGCATTTGTAGATATAGGTCTTGAACGGACAGCATTCCTTCATGTTCAGGATGTGTATAAAGAGGTTGATGAATACGAGGAATTTATGGACGCAGGAGAGGAAGAGGGCATCCCCGGAGAAGAGCCGTCCCATTTTATACAAAGTCCAAGACGGCTGCCAATACAAGACATCCTGAAAGAAGGTCAGGAGATTCTTGTCCAGATAGCAAAGGAACCAATGGGTGAGAAAGGCGCCAGGATAACATCACATATATCCCTTCCCGGCAGACAGTTAGTTCTTATGGCAACAGATGTCCGTATTGGTATCTCAAGAAAGATTGCAAATGAAAAGGAAAGGACTAGGCTCAGAAACATTGTAATGGATTTAAAGCCGTCAGGCTGCGGATTCATAATCAGAACTGCATGCGCAGGCATGAAGGAGCAGGACATAAAATCTGACATGGATTATCTGATAAAACTCTGGAATGATATTATTAGAAGACAGGAAAGATTATCTGCGCCTGCACTTATTTACCATGACCTTGATTTGACCATGAGGACTGTAAGGGACCTTTTTACCTCTGATGTTGACAGATTCATTATGGATTCTCCAGATGAGTATGAGAGGGTTATTAAATTTGCAGATGATTTCCTTCCGGACCTAAAACCATATGTAGAACTTTATGAAAGTGAAGATCCATTGTTTGATTCCAGAGGTATTGAAATTGAGATTTCAGAATCCCTTAACAAAAAGGTGTGGTTAAAGTCAGGCGGTTTTATAATAATAGATCAGATGGAGGCATTAACAGCCATTGATGTAAATACAGGCAAGTTTGTAGGGAAGAAAAATCAAGAAGATACAATCCTCAAGACAAACATGGAGGCTGTAAAGGAGATTGTGTGTCAATTGCGTCTAAGGAATATAGGCGGCATTATTGTCATAGACTTTATAGATATGGCAAAACAGGCAAACAAAGAAAAGGTATATAATACCCTTAAAGAGACGTTAAAAGGCGATAGGGCAAGGACAAACATATTAAAGGTCTCTGAACTAGGCATTGTTGAGATGACAAGGAAACGTGTGAGAGAGAGCATGTCAAGGGTTTTATGCGAGCCATGTCCGTATTGCGAGGGAAACGGGCTCATAAAGTCAAAGATCACAATAATAATGATCATATATAGAGAACTCTTGAAAGAATTCATAAAACATAGGAAACGGAAGATGTATCTATATGTCCATCCTGCTGTTGCAGATTTATTATACAGTGAGGAATCAAAAATAATAGAGGAACTGGAGAAGAGGTTTAAAAAGAAGATATTCCTGAAGGTAGTTAATAATTTCCATCAGGAACAGTTTGAAATAAGATAA
- a CDS encoding HAMP domain-containing protein, producing MRLFKDATIKGKLMLISMFTTAAAMFFVSIAVILFWNFIALLSTFLIAFIISYLLISRLYKTILAPINELAQIMSIVSDKKDYSVRANIISNDELGILSNGFNEMLQRTQEQDKKLEEYHKNLEELLERRTRKLVQNSRELKETRAQLIHTSNLVGLGEMAAGIAHEINQPLNIIRLTSQILLQKSEDKVIQPLGEEVKKAIIMIDSQVERIDNIISHLRIFTRRDMIESVSIDINQAIEDVFLLTGEGLRLSSIVVKKDFSPSPIIIKANASMLEQVFFNIISNARDAMEDMTEKQGRLLTITTQLRRDNMAEVRISDTGGGIPREIRGRIFEPFFTTKDVGKGTGLGLSISYGIVKQFGGNISFDVKEGVGTTFILTFVSAL from the coding sequence ATGCGTTTATTCAAAGATGCGACAATCAAAGGCAAACTCATGCTTATCAGCATGTTTACTACAGCCGCAGCCATGTTTTTTGTAAGCATCGCAGTAATCCTTTTCTGGAATTTCATCGCCTTACTTTCTACATTTTTGATTGCATTTATAATCTCTTATCTTCTTATATCAAGGCTGTATAAGACAATTCTGGCGCCTATAAATGAACTGGCGCAGATTATGAGCATTGTCTCAGATAAAAAGGACTATTCTGTAAGGGCAAATATCATATCCAATGATGAACTTGGCATCCTGTCAAATGGTTTTAATGAGATGCTGCAGCGGACTCAAGAGCAGGATAAGAAACTGGAAGAATACCACAAAAATCTTGAAGAACTCTTGGAAAGGCGGACAAGAAAATTAGTGCAAAACAGCCGTGAACTAAAAGAAACCCGAGCACAACTTATTCATACAAGCAATCTTGTAGGTCTTGGCGAGATGGCAGCGGGCATAGCACATGAGATAAACCAGCCTTTGAATATAATCCGTCTTACATCACAGATTTTACTCCAGAAGTCAGAGGATAAAGTTATCCAACCTCTTGGAGAGGAGGTTAAAAAAGCCATTATAATGATTGATTCTCAAGTAGAGCGTATAGATAATATCATTTCGCACTTAAGAATATTTACCAGAAGGGACATGATAGAAAGTGTGTCTATAGATATAAATCAGGCAATAGAGGATGTCTTTTTACTGACAGGGGAAGGACTGCGGCTCAGCAGTATAGTTGTTAAAAAGGATTTTTCACCATCTCCCATTATTATAAAGGCAAATGCCAGCATGCTGGAACAGGTTTTCTTTAACATTATAAGTAATGCAAGGGATGCAATGGAGGACATGACAGAAAAACAGGGAAGACTCCTTACAATTACAACACAATTAAGGAGAGATAATATGGCAGAGGTTCGCATTTCAGATACAGGCGGCGGCATACCTCGTGAGATAAGGGGTAGAATCTTTGAGCCGTTCTTTACAACGAAGGATGTGGGCAAAGGAACAGGGCTTGGGCTATCTATAAGTTATGGTATAGTTAAACAGTTTGGAGGGAATATATCGTTTGATGTTAAAGAAGGTGTCGGAACAACCTTTATATTGACATTCGTGTCTGCCTTATGA
- a CDS encoding response regulator — MEIDTKKVSVLVVDDEHLIVSLIKDCLEMEGYTVFEAMDGNTGLEIFKDKRPHIVIMDVKMPGMDGIKLKALIKEIDSNAKIIMMSGHIEAVDRHKDSKDIFLKKPFNLKDLILTLKDIEGRL; from the coding sequence ATGGAGATAGACACAAAAAAGGTCTCGGTCCTTGTTGTAGATGATGAACACCTTATTGTTTCGCTTATAAAAGACTGCCTTGAGATGGAAGGTTATACTGTATTTGAGGCAATGGACGGAAATACAGGTCTTGAGATTTTTAAAGATAAGAGACCTCATATAGTAATAATGGATGTTAAGATGCCGGGGATGGATGGGATAAAACTAAAGGCACTTATAAAAGAGATAGATAGCAATGCAAAGATTATCATGATGTCAGGACACATTGAGGCAGTAGATAGGCATAAGGACTCTAAAGATATATTTTTAAAAAAGCCTTTCAATCTAAAAGACCTAATCCTTACCTTGAAAGACATTGAAGGCAGATTATAA
- the der gene encoding ribosome biogenesis GTPase Der produces MKPIITIVGRPNVGKSCLFNRMIGMRKAIVKDEPGVTRDLNYADVVDGNYSFTLVDTGGFEPDTRDDLLVKVKQQAQMAIEESDVIILLMDARQGLVQADRDVADILRKSSKPVIYAVNKVDTPKIKDSIHEFFAIGMEDIIPVSAEHSVGIDELIDRIKTFIPETKEEHEEDKRFKISVVGRPNAGKSTLVNKLLGYERVMVSPIAGTTRDCIDTPFDILGKKYLLIDTAGIRRKGKVSRNLEQYAVMSAIRSIDRSSAVLLVIDALDGITEQDERIAGIAYEKGKGCIIVVNKWDSIEKETNTAKEFEQRIKWKAKFLQFAPVIFISALKGQRVNKIMDIVDEVNKQLSARVKTSLLNKFFNEFAKRHEPPTYKNKALKVYYITQTDIMPPTFTAFTNYPEGIHFSYKRFFINQIRKEFGLDKVPIRLIFRKKI; encoded by the coding sequence GTGAAACCAATCATTACAATAGTAGGCAGGCCAAATGTGGGCAAATCGTGCCTGTTTAACAGGATGATTGGCATGAGAAAGGCGATTGTCAAGGATGAGCCGGGGGTTACAAGGGATTTAAACTATGCGGATGTGGTTGACGGCAATTATTCGTTTACCCTTGTTGACACAGGCGGTTTTGAACCTGACACAAGGGATGACTTACTGGTAAAGGTTAAGCAGCAGGCACAGATGGCAATTGAAGAGTCTGATGTCATAATACTCCTGATGGATGCAAGGCAGGGGCTTGTGCAGGCGGACAGGGATGTGGCAGATATTTTGAGGAAGAGTTCAAAACCTGTAATATATGCAGTGAACAAGGTTGATACGCCAAAGATTAAAGACAGCATCCATGAATTCTTTGCTATTGGTATGGAAGATATTATCCCTGTCTCTGCTGAACATTCCGTTGGTATAGATGAACTTATTGACAGGATAAAAACCTTTATACCAGAGACTAAAGAAGAACATGAAGAAGATAAACGGTTTAAGATCTCTGTTGTTGGCAGACCGAATGCTGGAAAATCAACACTGGTAAACAAACTCCTCGGTTACGAAAGGGTTATGGTAAGTCCGATTGCAGGCACTACAAGGGACTGCATTGATACACCATTTGACATACTGGGGAAAAAATATCTCCTGATTGATACTGCTGGAATAAGACGCAAAGGAAAGGTATCAAGAAACCTTGAACAATATGCTGTTATGAGTGCAATTAGAAGTATTGACCGAAGCAGTGCAGTGCTTCTTGTCATAGATGCATTAGATGGGATAACAGAGCAGGATGAAAGGATTGCTGGTATTGCATACGAAAAAGGCAAGGGCTGTATAATTGTGGTGAATAAATGGGACAGCATTGAAAAAGAGACAAACACAGCAAAGGAGTTTGAACAAAGGATTAAGTGGAAGGCAAAATTTTTACAGTTCGCACCTGTGATATTCATCTCTGCATTGAAAGGGCAGAGGGTCAATAAGATAATGGATATCGTTGATGAGGTTAATAAGCAGCTTTCTGCAAGGGTTAAGACATCTTTACTTAACAAGTTTTTCAATGAGTTTGCTAAAAGACATGAACCTCCGACTTACAAAAACAAGGCACTCAAGGTTTACTATATTACACAGACAGATATAATGCCCCCAACCTTTACTGCATTTACCAACTATCCTGAAGGCATACATTTTTCATACAAGAGGTTTTTTATAAATCAGATAAGGAAGGAATTTGGTTTGGATAAAGTTCCTATCAGGCTGATATTCAGAAAAAAAATATAG
- the mnmE gene encoding tRNA uridine-5-carboxymethylaminomethyl(34) synthesis GTPase MnmE: MKLLEDTITAIATPQGEGGIGIIRISGNMSINIAAKIFVSKKSIQEFLSHHLYYGAIINPSNNAPIDDCLLAVMKLPHSYTGEDIVEIYCHGGSLILKRVLEAVLKYGARIAEPGEFTKRAFLNGRMDLLQAESVIDLIRAKTDLALNTARSHLSGRLSKEISMIKEDLVHILCYIEAELDFPEEEDVPRISDNRIVEVIKKSETILDKLLSTYEEGRILIDGLKVIIIGRTNVGKSSLLNCLLKEERAIVTPIPGTTRDIIEEVLNIRGIPVRLMDTAGIREPSDEVEGIGIRWTMDRLKKADMVLFIIDVSGDNISDDLKLFKRVYNDGKRLVIIFNKMDISKDSIVSDYQKVFSDYRIVKASALLEDGIEELKDAIYGAVAKHEGEEIQEIIITSLRHKTALDRAVHGLKLAHETVENNLSREFLAAEIKGALNAIGEIVGETTSDDILERIFSQFCIGK, encoded by the coding sequence ATGAAGTTATTAGAGGACACTATTACTGCTATAGCAACACCGCAAGGTGAAGGGGGTATCGGTATAATCAGGATAAGCGGCAACATGTCCATAAATATTGCTGCTAAAATCTTTGTGTCCAAAAAATCCATTCAGGAATTTTTAAGCCATCACCTTTATTACGGCGCTATAATCAATCCGTCAAACAATGCTCCGATAGATGACTGCCTCTTGGCTGTAATGAAATTGCCCCATTCATACACAGGCGAGGATATTGTTGAGATTTACTGCCACGGGGGTTCTCTGATACTTAAAAGGGTGCTTGAAGCAGTATTAAAATACGGTGCAAGGATTGCAGAACCGGGTGAATTTACAAAAAGGGCATTTTTAAATGGCAGGATGGATCTATTACAGGCAGAGTCTGTAATAGATTTAATAAGGGCAAAAACTGATTTGGCATTAAATACTGCCAGATCGCATCTTTCAGGCAGACTTTCAAAAGAGATTAGTATGATAAAGGAAGACCTTGTCCACATCCTCTGTTATATTGAGGCAGAACTGGATTTTCCTGAAGAAGAGGATGTCCCAAGAATTTCTGATAATAGAATAGTTGAGGTTATAAAAAAATCTGAAACTATTTTAGATAAACTATTATCCACATACGAAGAAGGTAGAATCCTTATAGATGGCTTAAAGGTAATCATCATAGGAAGGACAAATGTAGGCAAGTCAAGCCTTTTAAACTGCCTTTTAAAAGAGGAAAGGGCAATTGTTACTCCTATACCCGGGACCACAAGGGATATTATTGAAGAGGTGCTGAATATCAGGGGAATACCTGTAAGACTTATGGATACAGCAGGGATCAGAGAGCCTTCTGATGAGGTTGAAGGGATTGGCATCAGATGGACTATGGACAGGCTTAAAAAGGCAGATATGGTGCTTTTTATCATAGATGTCTCAGGGGATAACATATCAGATGATTTAAAACTTTTTAAAAGGGTTTATAATGATGGCAAAAGGCTTGTAATCATATTTAACAAAATGGACATTAGTAAAGATTCTATAGTGTCTGATTATCAAAAGGTGTTTTCAGATTACAGGATAGTAAAGGCTTCAGCCCTTCTGGAAGATGGTATAGAAGAACTAAAAGATGCAATATATGGGGCGGTTGCAAAACACGAAGGGGAAGAGATTCAGGAAATCATTATAACAAGTTTAAGACATAAGACAGCGCTTGACAGGGCAGTTCATGGACTTAAACTTGCACATGAGACAGTGGAAAATAACCTTTCCAGAGAGTTTCTGGCAGCAGAGATTAAAGGGGCATTAAATGCCATTGGTGAAATAGTTGGAGAAACCACAAGCGATGACATCCTTGAAAGGATATTCAGCCAGTTTTGCATAGGGAAATAG
- a CDS encoding AAA family ATPase: MANPIQPILPDKLKWTCEPDNFSFKDTRELPALEGTIGQERALKSMDFGLGLSSHGFNIYVLGESGTGKTTTIKNLLENKAKNENIPDDWCYVYNFTDPDRPCVLNLPAGLGMEIKIDMEELVEALRRDIPKVFESKDYERHRDEILDGQQERTKALFYRLEQKVQEKGFILKKTAGGLAVVPAKDGKQIKQEDFETLSKHEKQRIENDSRLLQDKLADTIREARSIEKDTKDRINALDREVVQYVVNPLINELLEKYKKFTCIINYLNNVKEDVLEHSDDFRTKEEFPLAIPGIKLPKAEPSFERYSVNLIVNNKDTSGAPVVIETNPTYYNLFGRIEYRVQYGIASTDFTMIKAGSIHKANGGYLIVNAMDLLRNIFSYDSLKRAIKNKEVRIEDVWEQYRLISTAALKPEAIPLNIKIILVGSPFLYYLMYNLDDEYKKFFKVKADFDNRMPRDKENLYKYALFVATRCREEGLKPFDRTGVAKIVEHGSRLADHQEKLSARFSEITDIIREASFWAEKSGNGFVTGDDVEKAIKEKDYRSSRIEERLRELITEGTILVDTDGNTVGQVNGIAVLDMGDYAFGKPSRITAKTYMGEKGLVNIEREAKMSGKIHNKGVMILTGYLGAKYGQDIPLTLSASICFEQLYEEVEGDSASSTELYAILSSLSGTPIKQGIAVTGSINQMGEIQPIGGVNEKIEGFFYVCKAKGFTGEQGVMIPQRNLKHLMLKRDVIDAVKDGKFHIYAVSDAEQGIEVLTGIPAGEKQPDGIYPEGTINYLVSKRLKELAKNLKAFGKDKKKENEKG, translated from the coding sequence ATGGCAAATCCAATACAACCCATCCTGCCTGACAAACTTAAATGGACATGCGAGCCTGATAATTTCTCATTCAAAGACACTAGAGAACTTCCAGCACTTGAAGGAACAATCGGACAGGAGAGGGCGCTCAAGTCTATGGATTTTGGTCTTGGACTTTCCAGTCATGGCTTTAATATCTATGTGCTTGGAGAAAGCGGCACAGGAAAAACAACCACTATAAAAAATCTTCTTGAGAACAAGGCAAAGAATGAAAATATTCCTGATGATTGGTGTTATGTATATAACTTTACAGACCCTGACAGACCTTGTGTGCTTAATCTCCCTGCCGGCTTGGGTATGGAGATAAAGATTGATATGGAAGAACTTGTTGAGGCGCTTAGAAGGGATATACCAAAGGTCTTTGAAAGCAAGGATTATGAAAGACACAGGGACGAGATATTGGATGGTCAGCAGGAGAGGACAAAGGCATTATTTTATAGACTGGAACAAAAGGTTCAGGAAAAGGGGTTTATCCTTAAAAAGACTGCAGGCGGACTTGCTGTTGTGCCTGCAAAGGATGGAAAGCAGATAAAGCAGGAAGATTTTGAGACCTTGTCCAAACATGAAAAACAAAGGATAGAAAACGACAGCAGACTTTTACAGGACAAACTTGCAGATACTATAAGGGAGGCAAGGTCAATTGAAAAGGATACAAAGGATAGAATAAATGCACTTGACAGGGAGGTTGTGCAGTATGTTGTAAATCCGCTTATAAACGAACTCCTTGAGAAATACAAAAAATTTACATGCATAATAAATTACTTAAATAATGTAAAAGAGGATGTCCTTGAACACTCTGACGATTTCAGGACAAAAGAGGAGTTTCCGCTTGCCATCCCAGGTATAAAACTGCCAAAGGCAGAGCCTTCGTTTGAGAGATATTCTGTCAACCTTATTGTAAACAATAAAGATACAAGCGGTGCGCCTGTTGTAATAGAGACCAATCCAACATATTACAATCTCTTTGGAAGGATAGAATACAGGGTGCAATATGGCATTGCCTCAACTGATTTCACAATGATAAAGGCAGGCTCTATCCACAAGGCAAACGGCGGTTATCTTATTGTAAATGCCATGGACTTACTGCGAAATATATTTTCTTATGATTCGTTAAAGAGGGCAATAAAGAATAAAGAGGTCAGGATAGAGGATGTATGGGAGCAGTACAGACTTATTTCAACAGCAGCACTTAAACCAGAGGCAATACCGCTTAATATAAAGATTATACTCGTTGGCAGCCCATTTCTTTATTATCTCATGTATAATCTGGATGATGAGTATAAAAAGTTTTTCAAGGTAAAGGCTGATTTTGACAATAGGATGCCAAGGGACAAAGAGAATCTTTACAAATACGCCCTGTTTGTTGCAACAAGGTGCAGGGAGGAAGGACTTAAACCATTTGACAGAACTGGAGTTGCAAAAATCGTTGAGCATGGCTCAAGGCTGGCAGACCATCAGGAAAAACTATCTGCAAGGTTCAGCGAGATTACGGATATTATAAGGGAGGCAAGTTTCTGGGCTGAAAAATCAGGAAACGGCTTTGTAACAGGTGATGATGTTGAAAAGGCAATCAAGGAAAAAGATTATAGGAGCAGCAGGATTGAAGAGAGGCTCAGGGAACTTATAACAGAAGGCACTATCCTTGTTGATACAGATGGCAACACTGTGGGACAGGTCAATGGCATTGCAGTTCTTGACATGGGCGACTATGCCTTTGGCAAGCCGAGCAGGATTACTGCAAAGACATACATGGGTGAAAAGGGTCTGGTTAATATTGAGAGAGAGGCAAAGATGAGCGGCAAAATACACAATAAGGGCGTTATGATACTGACAGGGTATCTCGGTGCGAAATATGGGCAGGATATTCCGCTGACACTCTCTGCATCAATCTGCTTTGAACAATTATATGAAGAGGTAGAGGGTGACAGTGCCTCATCAACTGAGTTATATGCCATCCTTTCAAGTCTGTCAGGGACACCTATAAAACAGGGTATTGCAGTAACAGGTTCAATAAACCAGATGGGTGAGATTCAGCCAATCGGAGGGGTAAATGAAAAGATAGAGGGGTTCTTCTATGTATGCAAGGCAAAGGGATTCACAGGGGAGCAGGGGGTAATGATACCTCAAAGAAATCTAAAACACCTTATGCTAAAGAGGGATGTTATTGATGCAGTAAAGGATGGGAAATTTCATATCTACGCTGTTTCCGATGCAGAACAGGGCATTGAGGTTTTGACAGGAATACCTGCAGGAGAGAAACAGCCTGACGGCATATATCCGGAAGGGACTATAAATTACCTTGTTTCAAAGAGGCTTAAGGAACTTGCAAAAAACCTGAAGGCATTTGGCAAGGATAAGAAAAAGGAGAATGAGAAAGGTTAA
- a CDS encoding citramalate synthase produces the protein MLKLYDTTLRDGTQAEDINFSVEDKIRIAEKLDELGIHYIEGGWPGSNPRDIQFFKEIKSIKLNFSKVAAFGSTRKAGNKVHNDPNIKALLKADTSVVTIFGKTWDMHVQEALHISLNENLELISDSVRHLKKNVDEVFYDAEHFFDGYKANHEYAIKTLKTANDAGADCIVLCDTNGGTLPYETQQIIRDVKRHIKIPLGIHSHNDSETAVANSVVAVKEGVVHLQGTINGFGERCGNANLCSIIPNLKLKMAIDCISFEQLKKLRDTARFVYELANLSHNKHQPYVGDSAFAHKGGVHVSAVMKRADTYEHIKPELVGNHQRVLVSDLSGRSNIIYKAKEFGIDIKSKNPVVQKIVTSLKELEHQGFQYEGAEGSFELLMQKARKTKKRYFKLLSFRVIDEKKKEGEPPHSEATIKLEVDGRVEHTASEGNGPVNALDNALRKALEKFYPKLKEVHLLDFKVRVISAGKGTSASVRVLVESGDGKEKWGTVGVSENVIEASWQALVDSLEYKLYRDEKG, from the coding sequence ATGTTGAAACTATATGATACAACACTTAGGGATGGGACACAGGCAGAGGATATAAATTTCTCTGTGGAAGACAAGATTCGGATTGCTGAAAAACTTGATGAACTTGGCATCCATTATATTGAAGGCGGCTGGCCCGGTTCAAACCCAAGGGACATCCAGTTTTTCAAAGAAATTAAATCCATAAAACTCAATTTTTCTAAAGTCGCTGCATTCGGAAGCACAAGAAAGGCAGGCAATAAAGTTCACAATGACCCGAATATAAAGGCGCTCCTCAAGGCCGATACATCTGTTGTTACAATCTTTGGCAAGACTTGGGACATGCATGTCCAAGAGGCTCTACATATATCTCTGAATGAAAACCTTGAACTTATCTCTGACTCAGTAAGGCATCTCAAAAAGAATGTTGATGAGGTGTTTTATGATGCAGAGCATTTCTTTGACGGTTACAAGGCTAACCATGAGTATGCAATAAAGACACTAAAGACAGCCAATGACGCAGGTGCAGACTGCATTGTTTTGTGCGATACAAACGGCGGCACACTGCCGTATGAGACCCAACAAATTATAAGGGATGTTAAAAGGCATATAAAGATTCCGCTTGGCATACACAGCCATAATGATTCTGAAACTGCTGTGGCAAATTCTGTGGTTGCCGTAAAAGAGGGTGTTGTGCATCTTCAGGGGACTATAAACGGTTTTGGCGAGAGGTGCGGTAATGCAAACCTCTGCTCAATTATTCCGAATCTGAAACTCAAGATGGCAATTGACTGTATCAGTTTTGAACAATTAAAAAAACTGAGAGATACAGCAAGGTTTGTCTATGAACTTGCAAACCTAAGCCACAATAAGCATCAGCCGTATGTTGGCGATAGTGCCTTTGCACATAAAGGCGGCGTCCATGTTAGCGCTGTAATGAAAAGGGCTGATACCTATGAGCATATTAAACCTGAACTTGTCGGCAATCATCAGAGGGTTTTGGTTTCCGATTTATCAGGAAGGTCAAACATCATCTATAAGGCTAAAGAATTTGGCATTGACATAAAAAGCAAAAACCCTGTTGTGCAAAAAATCGTTACATCTTTAAAAGAACTGGAGCATCAAGGTTTTCAGTATGAAGGTGCTGAAGGGTCTTTTGAACTCCTCATGCAGAAGGCAAGGAAGACAAAAAAGAGATACTTTAAGTTACTTAGCTTCAGGGTTATTGATGAAAAGAAAAAAGAGGGAGAACCCCCGCATTCAGAGGCAACAATAAAACTTGAGGTTGACGGCAGGGTTGAGCATACCGCAAGCGAAGGGAACGGTCCTGTAAATGCCCTTGACAATGCCCTTAGAAAGGCATTGGAGAAGTTTTATCCGAAATTAAAGGAAGTCCATCTTCTTGATTTCAAGGTAAGGGTTATTTCAGCAGGAAAGGGGACTTCCGCATCTGTCCGTGTTCTTGTGGAATCAGGGGATGGAAAAGAAAAGTGGGGCACGGTAGGAGTTTCAGAGAATGTCATTGAGGCATCATGGCAGGCGCTTGTGGACAGCCTTGAATATAAATTGTACAGGGATGAAAAAGGGTAA
- a CDS encoding helix-hairpin-helix domain-containing protein: MENEQKDARDLVLIFLAVFLVCIYLFRERQQYSEDKAPMLQRLDNSSGLNGLNGLNPVLTNGEAKQVLGIKIDINKATQSDLESLPNVGPKLAKNIIEKRNEVGGFKSIDDIKKVKGIGEKKFEKIKDLIGVR, encoded by the coding sequence ATGGAGAATGAACAAAAAGATGCAAGGGATTTGGTGCTTATATTCCTTGCAGTCTTTCTTGTTTGTATTTATTTGTTCAGGGAAAGGCAGCAGTATTCTGAAGATAAAGCGCCGATGTTACAGCGGCTTGATAATTCAAGCGGCTTAAACGGTTTAAACGGCTTGAACCCTGTTCTAACAAACGGCGAGGCAAAACAGGTTCTTGGCATAAAGATAGATATAAACAAGGCAACCCAATCAGACCTTGAATCCCTGCCCAATGTGGGACCTAAACTTGCAAAGAATATTATTGAAAAAAGAAATGAGGTTGGCGGTTTTAAGTCTATTGATGATATTAAAAAGGTTAAAGGCATAGGTGAAAAAAAGTTTGAGAAGATTAAAGATTTGATAGGGGTAAGATAA